One Acanthochromis polyacanthus isolate Apoly-LR-REF ecotype Palm Island chromosome 6, KAUST_Apoly_ChrSc, whole genome shotgun sequence DNA segment encodes these proteins:
- the LOC110961236 gene encoding LOW QUALITY PROTEIN: cyclin-dependent kinase 20 (The sequence of the model RefSeq protein was modified relative to this genomic sequence to represent the inferred CDS: inserted 1 base in 1 codon), which produces MEQYSILGRIGEGAHGIVFKAKHIETGETVALKKVALRRLEDGIPNQALREIKALQEIEDNQHVVKLKDVFPHGTGFVLVFDFMLSDLSEVIRNSQRPLTPAQVKGYMMMLLKGVAFLHHNNIMHRDLKPANLLISSSGHLKIADFGLARLFSEQEERLYSHQVATRWYRAPELLYGARKYDEGVDLWAVGCIFGELLNSSPLFPGENDIEQLCCVLRVLGTPTQDSWPEIVELPDYNKITFKENPAIPLEEIVPDTCPQAVHLLYKFLVYPSRQRCSASQALLHPYFFSSPLPAHHSELPIPQXGGPPPRQRLQAPPTDFSVDLPLQSSVVDPALLHGHASCL; this is translated from the exons ATGGAGCAGTACAGTATTCTGGGTCGGATCGGAGAAGGAGCTCATGGTATCGTATTCAAGGCCAAACACATTGAG ACAGGAGAGACGGTGGCTCTGAAGAAAGTCGCTCTGAGGCGGCTGGAGGACGGCATCCCCAACCAGGCTCTGAGGGAGATCAAGGCCTTGCAGGAGATCGAGGACAACCAGCAT GTGGTGAAGCTGAAGGACGTCTTTCCTCACGGCACCGGCTTCGTCCTCGTCTTCGACTTCATGCTGTCGGACCTCTCGGAGGTCATCAGGAACTCCCAGCGACCTTTGACCCCAGCGCAGGTCAAAGGTtacatgatgatgctgctgaAGGGCGTGGCCTTCCTGCACCACAACAACATCATGCACCGG GACCTGAAGCCAGCGAACCTCCTCATCAGCTCCTCGGGTCACCTGAAGATCGCAGACTTCGGTCTGGCTCGGCTGTTCAGTGAGCAGGAAGAGAGACTGTACAGCCACCAGGTGGCCACCAG GTGGTACAGAGCACCTGAGCTGCTGTACGGAGCCCGAAAGTACGACGAAGGAGTCGACCTGTG GGCAGTAGGTTGTATCTTTGGGGAGCTCTTGAACTCGTCTCCTCTGTTTCCTGGAGAAAACGACATCGAGCAGCTCTGTTGTGTCCTCAGAGTGTTAGGAACGCCGACACAGGACAGCTGGCCG GAGATCGTGGAGCTGCCCGACTACAACAAGATCACCTTCAAGGAGAATCCAGCCATCCCATTGGAGGAGATCGTCCCCGACACCTGTCCCCAGGCCGTCCACCTGCTCTACAAGTTCCTGGTTTACCCGTCCAGGCAGCGCTGCTCCGCCTCACAG GCCCTCCTCCATCCCTACTTCTTCTCATCTCCACTTCCTGCCCACCACTCAGAGCTGCCCATCCCTC AGGGGGGGCCGCCCCCCCGCCAGCGCCTCCAGGCTCCGCCCACCGACTTCTCAGTGGACTTGCCCCTGCAGAGCAGCGTGGTGGACCCCGCACTGCTGCATGGCCACGCCTCCTGCCTCTGA